From the Jilunia laotingensis genome, the window CCTGAGTACCCCATACCGGTACATGAGCATCCTCACTGACAACCAAATGAACATTACGATAAAGTCCCGCACCTGGATACCAGCGAGAAGACTCCGTTTCATTTTCTAACCGGACAGCCAATGTATTTTTACTACCAGCATTTAAATAAGGAGTAACATCCAGATAAAAAGAGTTATATCCATAAGGCCATTCACCAGCATTCTTTCCATTCACATATACCTGAGCATGGCTCATTGCTCCGTCAAAAATAAGAGTAGCTTTCTTCCCCTTTGTAAATTCAGGAACTTCAAAATCCAACCGATACCATCCTGTTCCTACAAATGGTAAACCACCAGTACGCCCGGCATGTTCCATGGCTTCTTTTTGTCCGTCCTGCGATATGGCTACTTTCTGTTGATCATTATGAACACTGAAAGGGCCGTAAATTGCCCAATCATGCGGTACAGTCACTGTTTGCCAAGGGCTATCGTCAAAGTTTGTCTGACTAAAGACTGTTTCATCCTCTCGCGTGAATTTCCATCCTTTCTCAAAAGTATGCTTTGTACGGACTGTATCAACAGCCCCTACAGATACGGAGACAAAACAATTCATCAACAATGCCAAAAGAATAAATAAGGATTTTTTCATGGTATTTTATTTAATATGATAAAAATAAAACTCAAACTAGGATGAGGCAAAAATATACAAAATCCATACAAATACCTAATAGAACAGACATAAAATGCATTTAAATAAGCACTTTAGCAACATCTTGAAAAATATGTGATTTCTGTTTAGTAACCATCCATTCACGATTGTATTAATAAATAAGAAACAATTAAAAACCTATAAATTACTATCCATGAATTTATCAAAACACTACGGCAAACTGCTTGCCGCTCCTTTGTCACTTCTTTTATTTGGCCTGATCGCATGTCAGGGAAAAGTAAGTGAGAACCAGTATTCCGTTATTCCACAACCTAATGAATTACATCCAGTTTCCGGAAATTTCCGATTCGACAATTCTACCGTCTTTCATGTTTCGTCAGCATTGGATAAGACTTGTTCCTCGATGATCGACTCTCTGATACGGCAAATTGAAATCACATCCGGTTACCGGATGAAAGCTGAAATCGTGGAAGACAACGAAGCAATGCCTCAAAACGGAATAACTTTTTCATTGAACAAAAATATCGCACCGGAAGGATATGAATTAACGATAGATCCCAATGACGTATCTGTTCAAGCTTCCGACCGTAGTGGAATATTTTATGCTATACAAACATTAAAACAACTTATGCCTACTGCGATATATGGCAAACAAGCCGTGGCCGATGCACAATGGACATTACCTTGCGTTGAAATAAAAGACGCTCCCCGTTTTGGTTACCGTGGAGTCATGATCGATGTAGCACGTCATTTTTTCCCGAAAGAAGAGATGAAAAGGGTTATAGATTTGATGGCTTTGCATAAACTGAATAATCTTCATTGGCATCTATCAGATGATCAGGGATGGCGGATTGAAATAAAAAAGTACCCGAAGCTAACAGAAATAGGCAGTATCCGAAATAAAACGATGATACGTAAAGAATGGGACAACTACGACACTACTCCTTATGGAGGATTCTTCACGCAAGAAGAAATAAAGGAGATTGTGAAATATGCCGATGAGCGATGTATCAATGTCATCCCGGAAATAGACCTTCCCGGACATATGATGGCAGCTTTGGCAGCTTATCCCAATTTAGGATGTACCGGTGGACCTTACGAAGTATCCGGTCAATGGGGTGTACGCGATGATGTACTATGTCCGGGAAAAGAGGAGACCTTCACCTTCATTGAGGGCGTATTAACTGAAGTAATGGAATTATTCCCTTCAAAATTGATCCACATTGGCGGAGACGAGTGCCCGAAAGTTCGTTGGGAAAAATGTCCACATTGTCAAGCACGTATCAAGAAAGAAGGGTTGAAGGCCAACCAAAAACATAGTGCTGAATTTTTCCTACAAAGCTATGTCACCGCTCGTGTAGAAAAGTTCCTGAACGATCATGGGCGTCAGATCATCGGCTGGGATGAAATTCTTGAAGGAGAATTGGCTCCCAATGCGACCGTTATGTCGTGGAGAGGAATGGACGGAGGTATTGAGGCTGCCCGTCTTCACCATCCGGTCATCATGACACCGAACACATATGTATATCTGGATTATTACCCTACACTTAACACTCAAGATGAACCACTGGCCATCGGTGGATATAATCCGATTGAAAAAGTATATTCTTTAGATCCGGTTCCCTCTGCATTGAATGAGGACGAACGTGCTTATATCATCGGAGCGCAAGGCAACTTATGGGCTGAATATATTTTAAGCAGCGATCATCTTGAATATATGCTTCTCCCCCGTCTTGCCGCGTTGAGTGAGGTACAATGGACACAAACCGGAAATAAGAACTGGGATCGTTTTCTAGGTAGTCTGGATCATATTATAAGTGTCTATAATGAGATGGGCGTGAACTATGGAAAACATATATATGAAATATCAGCTACATACGATGTGCCTTCAACAGACGGAACAGTTATGGTAACTCTCTCCACTCAGGGAGATGCACCCATCTATTACACGCTGGACGGCAACGAACCGAGCGAACAAAGCCAGCTTTATAAGGAACCGATCCAAATTAAAGAAAACTCCACATTACAAGCAATGGTTAAGAGAGAGAATATGAAGACCCGAATATTCAAAAAGGAATTCCGATTCAACAAAGCTACCGGTAAACTGCCTACTTTAAATTCTGCCCCCACAGAAAAGTATACTTTTGCTGGTGCTTCTATTCTCACCGATGGACTACGTGGTGATTTCAATTACAGTACTGGCTACTGGATGGGATTCATGAATGAACCAATGGACATTACTATTGACTTGGGAACTCCTACAACAGTTTCTTCTGTAAAAATAGGCACAATGATACAAGTCGGTGAATGGATATTTCCTCCAACAAAAATAACCGTATGGACAGCCGGTAAAGATAATAACTTTCTCAAACAGGGTGAGACTGAAATTCCACTCGCAACGGCAGATATCAAAGACGGGCTGATTGAGTATAGTTGCCTATTTAAAGAAACGGAAGCTAATAAAATCAGAATATTGATTGATACGACTTCAGCCATTCCCGACTGGCATGGTGCAAGAAATGAAAAAGCCCACATGTTTATTGATGAAGTAATAGTAGAATAATCTTTTTCAATTAAGTATTATGAAATAGAGTTATTGCTGACTATAAATCATTTCCCATTCATACAATTTGGGATTTGCGCCAATTAATTGGCGCAAATCTTAAATGGTATGAATGGGTATTCGCAGAAAAACCAATTGGTTCAAATTAATAGATCTAAATTATAATAGAATGTTTTACTCCGAGGTATCCGATGATATAAGCCAATCGTATGTAAAACGCATAAACCATAATTTAAACCCATCATCTCCTGGTAAAGCATCATCCCACTTACCTTCTTCTACAACAACTCCAATAGTACCATCCGATAACACGGTCATTGAAGAATAGGCGGAAAGTCCGGAACATAACATTCTCTTTACTGGCCAACTCTTTCCTTCATCAAAACTAACCAAAATAGAAACATTCTTCCTGATGGATGCATCGTCTGGTATCGAGTGAAGTAAAATGTTTTTGGCAGCACCATCAATAATAGAGGAATACCTTATTATATCACCGTTACATGCAGGATCCTGTATATCCTGCTGCAAATATGATTTTCCCCATGTTTCTCCCCTATCTTTAGACAAACAGAATTTCCGTTTACCTTTTTCACGATTTCGAATACTCATCAAAATCGTACCATCATTCAGTTCTATAAGTTTGGCTTCATCCCCATCCAAATCTGCTGCATTTGTTGAGACATCCCAAGTTACTCCACCGTCATCCGAATAACATACATAATTATTCAATGATCCTCCCCAATCAGGAGTTGTTCGAACAGCCATTGCAAACATAATCCTACCATCTCTTAATTGTAAAGCTCTGCCAGATGCCGCAAAAGCCCCATACCAGTGTCTCCTTCTCTCATCCTGACAATTTTTACCATATATTTGATCCGTAATGTCAGCAGGAGGTGACCATAT encodes:
- a CDS encoding sialidase family protein — encoded protein: MRNKIIVYAKFGLIFCISLISIVSIASNSDSQSLLLERTLLFDMGDGGSRFYRIPAIVTAADGSLVVVADRRWDRINDLPSHIDVVARRSEDNGKTWSDVITIAGNDTDIGYGDPAIVLDKNTGSLLCIFASGNGLWQSNEEDLMRIKISRSVDNGKIWSPPADITDQIYGKNCQDERRRHWYGAFAASGRALQLRDGRIMFAMAVRTTPDWGGSLNNYVCYSDDGGVTWDVSTNAADLDGDEAKLIELNDGTILMSIRNREKGKRKFCLSKDRGETWGKSYLQQDIQDPACNGDIIRYSSIIDGAAKNILLHSIPDDASIRKNVSILVSFDEGKSWPVKRMLCSGLSAYSSMTVLSDGTIGVVVEEGKWDDALPGDDGFKLWFMRFTYDWLISSDTSE
- a CDS encoding beta-N-acetylhexosaminidase, whose amino-acid sequence is MNLSKHYGKLLAAPLSLLLFGLIACQGKVSENQYSVIPQPNELHPVSGNFRFDNSTVFHVSSALDKTCSSMIDSLIRQIEITSGYRMKAEIVEDNEAMPQNGITFSLNKNIAPEGYELTIDPNDVSVQASDRSGIFYAIQTLKQLMPTAIYGKQAVADAQWTLPCVEIKDAPRFGYRGVMIDVARHFFPKEEMKRVIDLMALHKLNNLHWHLSDDQGWRIEIKKYPKLTEIGSIRNKTMIRKEWDNYDTTPYGGFFTQEEIKEIVKYADERCINVIPEIDLPGHMMAALAAYPNLGCTGGPYEVSGQWGVRDDVLCPGKEETFTFIEGVLTEVMELFPSKLIHIGGDECPKVRWEKCPHCQARIKKEGLKANQKHSAEFFLQSYVTARVEKFLNDHGRQIIGWDEILEGELAPNATVMSWRGMDGGIEAARLHHPVIMTPNTYVYLDYYPTLNTQDEPLAIGGYNPIEKVYSLDPVPSALNEDERAYIIGAQGNLWAEYILSSDHLEYMLLPRLAALSEVQWTQTGNKNWDRFLGSLDHIISVYNEMGVNYGKHIYEISATYDVPSTDGTVMVTLSTQGDAPIYYTLDGNEPSEQSQLYKEPIQIKENSTLQAMVKRENMKTRIFKKEFRFNKATGKLPTLNSAPTEKYTFAGASILTDGLRGDFNYSTGYWMGFMNEPMDITIDLGTPTTVSSVKIGTMIQVGEWIFPPTKITVWTAGKDNNFLKQGETEIPLATADIKDGLIEYSCLFKETEANKIRILIDTTSAIPDWHGARNEKAHMFIDEVIVE